The following are encoded in a window of Vidua macroura isolate BioBank_ID:100142 chromosome 26, ASM2450914v1, whole genome shotgun sequence genomic DNA:
- the SPPL2B gene encoding signal peptide peptidase-like 2B isoform X3, with protein MQVKSLLQLQDQTASVLCSPSDVPHGGFNNQIPMVMRGNCTFYEKVRLAQINGARGLLIVSRERLVPPGGNRSQYEEIDIPVALLSYTDMLDIGKSFGSSVKGAMYAPNEPVLDYNMVIIFVMAVGTVAIGGYWAGSRDVKKRYMKHKRDDGAEKHDDETVDVTPIMICVFVVMCCSMLILLYFFYDHLVYVIIGIFCLAASIGLYSCLSPFVRRFPLGKCRIPDNNLPYFHKRPQVRMLLLAVFCISVSVVWGIFRNEDQWAWVLQDALGIAFCLYMLKTIRLPTFKGCTLLLLVLFVYDIFFVFITPFITKTGESIMVEVAAGPSDSATHEKTCVSHSKLPMVLKVPRLNSSPLALCDRPFSLLGFGDILVPGLLVAYCHRFDIQVQSSRVYFVACTIAYGIGLLVTFVALALMQMGQPALLYLVPCTLLTSFVVALWRRELAMFWTGSGFAKDLPQPPVVIAPVNCPQPPKDSSVPASQEDAEQMTNPTLHVKELHSSASAEEELADTSTKTDQSEISLVHSEEPTAQNKDDLESKCLSAEQNQLE; from the exons atgcaagtgaag tcaCTCCTACAACTGCAGGATCAGACAGCATCTGTTTTGTGTTCTCCTTCGGATGTACCTCATGGGGGATTTAATAATCAAATCCCCATGGTGATGCGAGGAAATTGCACCTTCTATGAGAAAGTGAGGCTTGCTCAGATAAATGGGGCCCGTGGGCTGCTGATTGTTAGTAGAGAGAGACTG GTTCCTCCTGGAGGTAATAGGAGTCAGTATGAAGAGATTGATATTCCTGTGGCTCTGCTTAGCTATACTGATATGTTAGATATTGGCAAG agttttggcagctcagtgaAAGGAGCAATGTACGCACCAAATGAACCTGTGCTGGACTACAACATGGTGATTATCTTTGTCATGGCTGTGGGGACTGTTGCAATTGGAGGCTACTGGGCAGGAAGCAGAGATGTGAAAAA GAGGTACATGAAGCACAAGCGTGATGATGGGGCGGAGAAACATGATGATGAAACAGTGGATGTGACTCCCATAATGATCTGTGTGTTTGTAGTGATGTGCTGCTCAATGCTCATCCTCCTTTATTTCTTCTATGACCACTTAG TCTATGTTATAATAGGAATATTCTGCCTGGCTGCCTCCATTGGTCTTTACAGCTGTCTGTCTCCCTTTGTAAGAAGATTCCCCTTGGGAAAGTGTAG AATCCCAGACAACAACTTGCCGTATTTTCACAAGCGTCCCCAGGTCCGGATGTTGCTCTTGGCAGTATTTTGTATCTCTGTCAGCGTAGTCTGGGGAATCTTCAGAAATGAAGATCA GTGGGCCTGGGTTCTGCAAGATGCTTTAGGAATTGCTTTCTGTCTTTACATGTTGAAAACGATACGCCTGCCTACATTTAAG GGTTGTACCTTACTCCTCCTGGTTCTTTTTGTGTATGATATATTCTTTGTATTTATCACACCTTTTATAACAAAG actGGGGAGAGTATAATGGTGGAGGTGGCTGCAGGCCCATCTGATTCTGCCACTCATGAAAAG ACATGTGTCTCTCATTCCAAGCTCCCAATGGTCCTGAAGGTCCCACGACTGAATTCCTCACCATTGGCTCTATGTGACAGGCCTTTTTCTCTTCTAGGATTTGGAGACATTTTAGTTCCAG gCTTACTGGTAGCCTATTGCCATAGATTTGATATTCAGGTGCAGTCATCCAGAGTCTATTTTGTAGCCTGCACAATAG catACGGCATAGGCCTTCTTGTGACCTTTGTTGCCTTGGCACTGATGCAGATGGGCCAGCCTGCTCTCCTCTACCTGGTGCCCTGTACTCTCCTCACCAGCTTTGTGGTGGCCCTTTGGAGAAGGGAGCTTGCCATGTTCTGGACGGGCAGCGGCTTTGCG AAAGACCTACCTCAGCCTCCTGTGGTGATAGCTCCTGTCAACTGCCCTCAGCCTCCCAAAGACAGCAGTGTGCCAGCCTCTCAAGAAGATGCAGAGCAAATGACCAACCCCACCCTCCACGTGAAGGAGCTGCACAGCTCCGCCTCAGCTGAAGAAGAGTTGGCTGATACCAGCACAAAGACAGACCAGTCAGAAATCTCTTTGGTCCACAGTGAGGAACCAACTGCTCAGAATAAGGATGACCTTGAAAGCAAATGCCTAAGTGCAGAACAAAACCAGCTGGAATAA
- the SPPL2B gene encoding signal peptide peptidase-like 2B isoform X1 — MAAQPARLRLWLLLQLLPQVYCEYGMVHVLSEKGSSKGKDYCILFNSQWAHLPHDLGKASLLQLQDQTASVLCSPSDVPHGGFNNQIPMVMRGNCTFYEKVRLAQINGARGLLIVSRERLVPPGGNRSQYEEIDIPVALLSYTDMLDIGKSFGSSVKGAMYAPNEPVLDYNMVIIFVMAVGTVAIGGYWAGSRDVKKRYMKHKRDDGAEKHDDETVDVTPIMICVFVVMCCSMLILLYFFYDHLVYVIIGIFCLAASIGLYSCLSPFVRRFPLGKCRIPDNNLPYFHKRPQVRMLLLAVFCISVSVVWGIFRNEDQWAWVLQDALGIAFCLYMLKTIRLPTFKGCTLLLLVLFVYDIFFVFITPFITKTGESIMVEVAAGPSDSATHEKTCVSHSKLPMVLKVPRLNSSPLALCDRPFSLLGFGDILVPGLLVAYCHRFDIQVQSSRVYFVACTIAYGIGLLVTFVALALMQMGQPALLYLVPCTLLTSFVVALWRRELAMFWTGSGFAKDLPQPPVVIAPVNCPQPPKDSSVPASQEDAEQMTNPTLHVKELHSSASAEEELADTSTKTDQSEISLVHSEEPTAQNKDDLESKCLSAEQNQLE; from the exons tcaCTCCTACAACTGCAGGATCAGACAGCATCTGTTTTGTGTTCTCCTTCGGATGTACCTCATGGGGGATTTAATAATCAAATCCCCATGGTGATGCGAGGAAATTGCACCTTCTATGAGAAAGTGAGGCTTGCTCAGATAAATGGGGCCCGTGGGCTGCTGATTGTTAGTAGAGAGAGACTG GTTCCTCCTGGAGGTAATAGGAGTCAGTATGAAGAGATTGATATTCCTGTGGCTCTGCTTAGCTATACTGATATGTTAGATATTGGCAAG agttttggcagctcagtgaAAGGAGCAATGTACGCACCAAATGAACCTGTGCTGGACTACAACATGGTGATTATCTTTGTCATGGCTGTGGGGACTGTTGCAATTGGAGGCTACTGGGCAGGAAGCAGAGATGTGAAAAA GAGGTACATGAAGCACAAGCGTGATGATGGGGCGGAGAAACATGATGATGAAACAGTGGATGTGACTCCCATAATGATCTGTGTGTTTGTAGTGATGTGCTGCTCAATGCTCATCCTCCTTTATTTCTTCTATGACCACTTAG TCTATGTTATAATAGGAATATTCTGCCTGGCTGCCTCCATTGGTCTTTACAGCTGTCTGTCTCCCTTTGTAAGAAGATTCCCCTTGGGAAAGTGTAG AATCCCAGACAACAACTTGCCGTATTTTCACAAGCGTCCCCAGGTCCGGATGTTGCTCTTGGCAGTATTTTGTATCTCTGTCAGCGTAGTCTGGGGAATCTTCAGAAATGAAGATCA GTGGGCCTGGGTTCTGCAAGATGCTTTAGGAATTGCTTTCTGTCTTTACATGTTGAAAACGATACGCCTGCCTACATTTAAG GGTTGTACCTTACTCCTCCTGGTTCTTTTTGTGTATGATATATTCTTTGTATTTATCACACCTTTTATAACAAAG actGGGGAGAGTATAATGGTGGAGGTGGCTGCAGGCCCATCTGATTCTGCCACTCATGAAAAG ACATGTGTCTCTCATTCCAAGCTCCCAATGGTCCTGAAGGTCCCACGACTGAATTCCTCACCATTGGCTCTATGTGACAGGCCTTTTTCTCTTCTAGGATTTGGAGACATTTTAGTTCCAG gCTTACTGGTAGCCTATTGCCATAGATTTGATATTCAGGTGCAGTCATCCAGAGTCTATTTTGTAGCCTGCACAATAG catACGGCATAGGCCTTCTTGTGACCTTTGTTGCCTTGGCACTGATGCAGATGGGCCAGCCTGCTCTCCTCTACCTGGTGCCCTGTACTCTCCTCACCAGCTTTGTGGTGGCCCTTTGGAGAAGGGAGCTTGCCATGTTCTGGACGGGCAGCGGCTTTGCG AAAGACCTACCTCAGCCTCCTGTGGTGATAGCTCCTGTCAACTGCCCTCAGCCTCCCAAAGACAGCAGTGTGCCAGCCTCTCAAGAAGATGCAGAGCAAATGACCAACCCCACCCTCCACGTGAAGGAGCTGCACAGCTCCGCCTCAGCTGAAGAAGAGTTGGCTGATACCAGCACAAAGACAGACCAGTCAGAAATCTCTTTGGTCCACAGTGAGGAACCAACTGCTCAGAATAAGGATGACCTTGAAAGCAAATGCCTAAGTGCAGAACAAAACCAGCTGGAATAA
- the SPPL2B gene encoding signal peptide peptidase-like 2B isoform X2 → MAAQPARLRLWLLLQLLPQVYCEYGMVHVLSEKGSSKGKDYCILFNSQWAHLPHDLGKASLLQLQDQTASVLCSPSDVPHGGFNNQIPMVMRGNCTFYEKVRLAQINGARGLLIVSRERLVPPGGNRSQYEEIDIPVALLSYTDMLDIGKSFGSSVKGAMYAPNEPVLDYNMVIIFVMAVGTVAIGGYWAGSRDVKKRYMKHKRDDGAEKHDDETVDVTPIMICVFVVMCCSMLILLYFFYDHLVYVIIGIFCLAASIGLYSCLSPFVRRFPLGKCRIPDNNLPYFHKRPQVRMLLLAVFCISVSVVWGIFRNEDQWAWVLQDALGIAFCLYMLKTIRLPTFKGCTLLLLVLFVYDIFFVFITPFITKTGESIMVEVAAGPSDSATHEKLPMVLKVPRLNSSPLALCDRPFSLLGFGDILVPGLLVAYCHRFDIQVQSSRVYFVACTIAYGIGLLVTFVALALMQMGQPALLYLVPCTLLTSFVVALWRRELAMFWTGSGFAKDLPQPPVVIAPVNCPQPPKDSSVPASQEDAEQMTNPTLHVKELHSSASAEEELADTSTKTDQSEISLVHSEEPTAQNKDDLESKCLSAEQNQLE, encoded by the exons tcaCTCCTACAACTGCAGGATCAGACAGCATCTGTTTTGTGTTCTCCTTCGGATGTACCTCATGGGGGATTTAATAATCAAATCCCCATGGTGATGCGAGGAAATTGCACCTTCTATGAGAAAGTGAGGCTTGCTCAGATAAATGGGGCCCGTGGGCTGCTGATTGTTAGTAGAGAGAGACTG GTTCCTCCTGGAGGTAATAGGAGTCAGTATGAAGAGATTGATATTCCTGTGGCTCTGCTTAGCTATACTGATATGTTAGATATTGGCAAG agttttggcagctcagtgaAAGGAGCAATGTACGCACCAAATGAACCTGTGCTGGACTACAACATGGTGATTATCTTTGTCATGGCTGTGGGGACTGTTGCAATTGGAGGCTACTGGGCAGGAAGCAGAGATGTGAAAAA GAGGTACATGAAGCACAAGCGTGATGATGGGGCGGAGAAACATGATGATGAAACAGTGGATGTGACTCCCATAATGATCTGTGTGTTTGTAGTGATGTGCTGCTCAATGCTCATCCTCCTTTATTTCTTCTATGACCACTTAG TCTATGTTATAATAGGAATATTCTGCCTGGCTGCCTCCATTGGTCTTTACAGCTGTCTGTCTCCCTTTGTAAGAAGATTCCCCTTGGGAAAGTGTAG AATCCCAGACAACAACTTGCCGTATTTTCACAAGCGTCCCCAGGTCCGGATGTTGCTCTTGGCAGTATTTTGTATCTCTGTCAGCGTAGTCTGGGGAATCTTCAGAAATGAAGATCA GTGGGCCTGGGTTCTGCAAGATGCTTTAGGAATTGCTTTCTGTCTTTACATGTTGAAAACGATACGCCTGCCTACATTTAAG GGTTGTACCTTACTCCTCCTGGTTCTTTTTGTGTATGATATATTCTTTGTATTTATCACACCTTTTATAACAAAG actGGGGAGAGTATAATGGTGGAGGTGGCTGCAGGCCCATCTGATTCTGCCACTCATGAAAAG CTCCCAATGGTCCTGAAGGTCCCACGACTGAATTCCTCACCATTGGCTCTATGTGACAGGCCTTTTTCTCTTCTAGGATTTGGAGACATTTTAGTTCCAG gCTTACTGGTAGCCTATTGCCATAGATTTGATATTCAGGTGCAGTCATCCAGAGTCTATTTTGTAGCCTGCACAATAG catACGGCATAGGCCTTCTTGTGACCTTTGTTGCCTTGGCACTGATGCAGATGGGCCAGCCTGCTCTCCTCTACCTGGTGCCCTGTACTCTCCTCACCAGCTTTGTGGTGGCCCTTTGGAGAAGGGAGCTTGCCATGTTCTGGACGGGCAGCGGCTTTGCG AAAGACCTACCTCAGCCTCCTGTGGTGATAGCTCCTGTCAACTGCCCTCAGCCTCCCAAAGACAGCAGTGTGCCAGCCTCTCAAGAAGATGCAGAGCAAATGACCAACCCCACCCTCCACGTGAAGGAGCTGCACAGCTCCGCCTCAGCTGAAGAAGAGTTGGCTGATACCAGCACAAAGACAGACCAGTCAGAAATCTCTTTGGTCCACAGTGAGGAACCAACTGCTCAGAATAAGGATGACCTTGAAAGCAAATGCCTAAGTGCAGAACAAAACCAGCTGGAATAA